A genomic stretch from Oryzias latipes chromosome 24, ASM223467v1 includes:
- the fam49a gene encoding protein FAM49A isoform X2 has translation MGNLLKVLTREIENYPSFFLDFENAQATEGEREVWDQVNAVLQDSESILTGLQAYKGAGQEIRDAIQNPNDMTLQERAWNSVCPLVIKLKKFYSFSLRLEEALRSLLTSLTCPPLTPTQHLEREQALAKQFAEILHFTLRFDELKMRIPAIQNDFSYYRRTISRNRINNMNLDIENEVNNEMANRMSLFYAEATPMLKTLSTATTNFVSENKTLPLENTTDCLSTMASVCKVMLETPEYSSRFNSEDTLLFCMRVMVGVIILYDHVHPNGAFNKSSKIDMKGCIKVLKDQPADTVEGLLNALKFTTKHLNDESTPKNIRTMLQ, from the exons ATGGGTAACCTGCTAAAAGTCCTAACGAGGGAAATAGAGAACTATCCATCCTTTTTCCTGGACTTTGAAA ATGCACAGGCGACAGAAGGCGAGCGTGAGGTGTGGGATCAGGTGAACGCCGTCCTCCAGGACTCTGAGAGCATCCTGACCGGCCTGCAGGCGTACAAAGGAGCGGGCCAGGAGATCagagat gCAATTCAAAACCCAAACGACATGACTCTGCAGGAGCGAGCCTGGAACTCCGTCTGCCCGCTCGTCATTAAACTCAAGAAGTTCTACAGCTTCTCCCTGAGATTAG AGGAAGCTCTGAGGAGTCTGCTGACGTCCCTGACGTGCCCCCCCCTGACCCCCACTCAGCatctggagcgggagcaggcgCTGGCCAAACAGTTCGCAGAAATCCTGCACTTTACACTGCGCTTCGATGAGCTTAAG ATGAGGATCCCCGCCATCCAGAATGACTTCAGTTACTACAGACGCACCATCAGCCGGAACCGGATAAACAACATGAAT TTGGACATTGAGAACGAAGTCAACAATGAGATGGCCAACAGGATGTCTCTGTTCTACGCTGAAGCCACGCCCATGCTGAAGACGCTCAGCACCGCCACCACCAACTTTGTGTCAGAG AACAAAACCCTTCCACTGGAGAACACCACAGACTGTCTCAGCACCATGGCCAGCGTTTGTAAGGTTATGCTCGAGACGCC TGAGTATTCAAGTCGCTTCAACAGCGAGGACACGCTTCTGTTTTGCATGAGGGTGATGGTGggggtcatcatcctctacgaCCACGTCCACCCCAACGGCGCCTTCAACAAGTCCTCCAAGATTGAT ATGAAAGGCTGCATAAAAGTCCTGAAGGACCAGCCGGCGGACACCGTGGAGGGCCTCCTGAACGCACTCAA ATTCACCACCAAACACCTGAACGACGAGTCCACTCCCAAGAACATCCGGACGATGCTTCAGTAA
- the fam49a gene encoding protein FAM49A isoform X1, giving the protein MGNLLKVLTCTELEQGPNFFLDFENAQATEGEREVWDQVNAVLQDSESILTGLQAYKGAGQEIRDAIQNPNDMTLQERAWNSVCPLVIKLKKFYSFSLRLEEALRSLLTSLTCPPLTPTQHLEREQALAKQFAEILHFTLRFDELKMRIPAIQNDFSYYRRTISRNRINNMNLDIENEVNNEMANRMSLFYAEATPMLKTLSTATTNFVSENKTLPLENTTDCLSTMASVCKVMLETPEYSSRFNSEDTLLFCMRVMVGVIILYDHVHPNGAFNKSSKIDMKGCIKVLKDQPADTVEGLLNALKFTTKHLNDESTPKNIRTMLQ; this is encoded by the exons ATGGGGAATCTGTTAAAAGTGCTCACTTGCACAGAGCTTGAGCAGGGGCCAAACTTTTTCCTTGACTTTGAAA ATGCACAGGCGACAGAAGGCGAGCGTGAGGTGTGGGATCAGGTGAACGCCGTCCTCCAGGACTCTGAGAGCATCCTGACCGGCCTGCAGGCGTACAAAGGAGCGGGCCAGGAGATCagagat gCAATTCAAAACCCAAACGACATGACTCTGCAGGAGCGAGCCTGGAACTCCGTCTGCCCGCTCGTCATTAAACTCAAGAAGTTCTACAGCTTCTCCCTGAGATTAG AGGAAGCTCTGAGGAGTCTGCTGACGTCCCTGACGTGCCCCCCCCTGACCCCCACTCAGCatctggagcgggagcaggcgCTGGCCAAACAGTTCGCAGAAATCCTGCACTTTACACTGCGCTTCGATGAGCTTAAG ATGAGGATCCCCGCCATCCAGAATGACTTCAGTTACTACAGACGCACCATCAGCCGGAACCGGATAAACAACATGAAT TTGGACATTGAGAACGAAGTCAACAATGAGATGGCCAACAGGATGTCTCTGTTCTACGCTGAAGCCACGCCCATGCTGAAGACGCTCAGCACCGCCACCACCAACTTTGTGTCAGAG AACAAAACCCTTCCACTGGAGAACACCACAGACTGTCTCAGCACCATGGCCAGCGTTTGTAAGGTTATGCTCGAGACGCC TGAGTATTCAAGTCGCTTCAACAGCGAGGACACGCTTCTGTTTTGCATGAGGGTGATGGTGggggtcatcatcctctacgaCCACGTCCACCCCAACGGCGCCTTCAACAAGTCCTCCAAGATTGAT ATGAAAGGCTGCATAAAAGTCCTGAAGGACCAGCCGGCGGACACCGTGGAGGGCCTCCTGAACGCACTCAA ATTCACCACCAAACACCTGAACGACGAGTCCACTCCCAAGAACATCCGGACGATGCTTCAGTAA
- the fbxo16 gene encoding F-box only protein 16, whose product MQTKRSAWTPMNHLLANTQIFEERRKLVAKWFNRWSDSQRKEVLQDLVLNCAEEQLRFLSLSVSRRLPLQAADFTCLLPRAICLYVFSFLDPRSLCRCAQVSWHWKSMVELDQLWMPKCLKLGWCIDFSPTPFEQSIWKRHYIQTVQELQLLKPVSSQRLMLPDSQVVSESPELVNATEGRPGTATKTRSRLKLETPALPPWRHSDRCPKDIIRFNYLNNLDPMEQALRAQRRSRASTSGSGKKDEGGRKTLSESAYRLRKAKSLMFLSSGNRPHNFPTPPPHPQTHSRPCWASQDPPITKESAGSRVRLAQWNAGIRPRPVWTPVPQLGVEALRAFRRSHRSIPS is encoded by the exons ATGCAGACCAAGCGCAGCGCATGGACTCCAATGAACCATCTGCTGGCCAACACACAG atatttgaagaaagaagaaagCTAGTGGCAAAGTGG TTCAATAGGTGGTCTGACAGTCAGAGGAAGGAGGTGCTGCAGGACCTGGTGCTGAACTGTGCTGAGGAGCAGCTGAGGTTTCTGAGCCTGAGCGTGAGCAGACGGCTCCCCCTGCAGGCAGCAGACTTCACCTGTCTGCTGCCCCGAGCGATCTGCCTCTATGTCTTCTCCTTCCTGGACCCACGCAGTCTCTGCCGATGTGCTCAG GTGAGCTGGCACTGGAAGAGCATGGTCGAGCTGGACCAGCTGTGGATGCCCAAGTGTTTGAAGCTTGGATGGTGCATCGACTTCTCCCCAACTCCCTTTGAGCAAAGCATCTGGAAGAGACATTACATTCAAACTGTCCAGGAGCTTCAGCTGCTGAAG CCAGTTTCCAGCCAGCGGTTGATGCTTCCAGATTCTCAAGTTGTGAGTGAAAGTCCGGAACTGGTCAATGCCACAGAAGGGCGACCAGGAACAGCTACTAAGACCAGATCTAGGTTAAAGCTGGAGACACCTGCACTGCCACCATGGAGGCACTCTGACAGATGTCCCAAAGATATCATTCGCTTCAACTACCTGAACAACCTGGACCCCATGGAACAGGCACTGAGAGC GCAGAGGAGAAGCAGAGCCTCCACCTCTGGCAGTGGCAAGAAGGATGAAGGGGGGAGGAAGACTCTGTCTGAGAGCGCTTACAGACTGCGCAAAGCCAAGTCTTTG aTGTTCCTCAGCTCCGGCAACAGGCCCCACAACTTCCCcacccctcctcctcatcctcagacCCACAGTCGTCCCTGCTGGGCTTCACAAGATCCCCCCATCACCAAGGAGAGCGCAGGGAGTCGGGTCAGGCTGGCCCAGTGGAACGCCGGGATCCGTCCCAGGCCGGTGTGGACGCCGGTGCCTCAGCTGGGAGTGGAAGCGCTCCGGGCCTTCCGGCGCTCACACAGAAGCATCCCCAGTTAG